In Cyclobacteriaceae bacterium, the DNA window ATCAGGGGACGTCTGCACTATAAGTTGTCACTTGGTCCTGTCAAGAAAACCACTGAAGATGAGTCTTGCTTCCGCTAATCTCAAAACAAAACCCGCTACCATCCTTTGCCTGAATGGTGGATCGTCCAGCATCAAGTTCGCCGTGTATGCCCAGGATTCTTTAACCGTTCCGTTACTGCAGGGTGCGGTAAAAAACATCGGCGTGAACACCCGGTTCGAGTATTCGGACAACGGTGCGGACGTTCATACCAATCTTCATTTAAAAGCGGAGAATCCGGAACTGGCCATTCATTTTCTGATAGGCTGGCTTGCACGGCAATCCAATGTGGGTGAAATAATATATATCGGTCATCGTATTGTTCAGGGTCTGGAGCATACCGGACCGGTGCGAATTGATGCTTCATTGATGGGCCGACTGCGACTGGTGGAGAGTTATGCCCCGGATCATTTGCCCAGGGAAATCCGCCTCATTGATGCGTGTGAAAAAGCATTCCCGTCAGCACAACAGATCGCCTGTTTTGATACTTCCTTTCACCAGGCAATGCCCCAGCTTGCACGCTACCTGCCCTTGCCGGAGCGCTACTATAATAAAGGTGTACGCCGATATGGCTTCCATGGCATCTCTTATGAGTACCTGTTGCAAGAGTTAAATGACCGTGAACAGAGTTCCGTTGCCCGGCACCATGTAATCATGGCTCACCTGGGAAACGGTTCGAGCCTGGTGGCGCTGAAAGATGGTATACCAATGGATACCACCATGAGCTTTACACCCACATCGGGAGTGATGATGGGTTCCCGCACGGGTGATCTCGATCCGGGATTGATCACCTACCTTCTTCAAAATGAAGGACTCACGAAGGAACAATTCTCTCACCTGGTGAATCACGAGTCGGGATTAAAGGGTATTTCGGGCATCAGTGGAGACGTGTTAGAACTACTGGTACATGAAAAGA includes these proteins:
- a CDS encoding acetate/propionate family kinase produces the protein MSLASANLKTKPATILCLNGGSSSIKFAVYAQDSLTVPLLQGAVKNIGVNTRFEYSDNGADVHTNLHLKAENPELAIHFLIGWLARQSNVGEIIYIGHRIVQGLEHTGPVRIDASLMGRLRLVESYAPDHLPREIRLIDACEKAFPSAQQIACFDTSFHQAMPQLARYLPLPERYYNKGVRRYGFHGISYEYLLQELNDREQSSVARHHVIMAHLGNGSSLVALKDGIPMDTTMSFTPTSGVMMGSRTGDLDPGLITYLLQNEGLTKEQFSHLVNHESGLKGISGISGDVLELLVHEKKSSQATLAIDLYCYHIRKAIGSLSAVLGGLDTIIFSGGIGENSPVIRRRICGGLQYLGIELDEERNIHNKDMISTRFRNVNVRVIRTNEELMIARSVLAVVQKEPVNANQLCNA